The genomic stretch CTTATCCTCCACCCTTTTGGGCTCACTTTGCTTTTTTGTGGGTTTTCCTTGTACTCATTCCCTGTGAGATGACCTTTCCTCCACGTAGGAGAGTGGTTCTTTGCAGTCTTCCAGGTATATAGTAACTGAATGAATGCATTAAGCATGAACAGAACCAGATTTTGACCACTGTCAAAAGGCATTGACTTCTCATCGCATCTTTCCAAATGCTCAGTACAGCCTGTCCTGGGAGGGGGCTCAGTCCCAAGGGTGGTATGTACCCCCACACCCCAGTCTCCTTTCTCTGACGGGGGATTAGCAGCAATTTGCTTCCTGTTCATTTCAGATTCTACAGTTGGGACTGATGGTGAGCAGGCCTGTGAGGACTTGGACAGTCTTAAATCAGAATCCAGGGGGGTCATGGTCAAAACCTTGCCCCAGGACTTTCCCCAGAGTCCTGGCTTTGGAGATACCTCAGATCCTGAAGTCTGTTCACAGAGACAGCCAAGCTCCCTCTTCCATAAAAACTTCTTGAACATGGGGACCACGGCTCCCAGGAAGGCCTTCGCCGAGGACGAGTTCCAGGGTCATGGTGAGCGGGGGAGCAGTGGCCGCCTGGGTTGTCAGCCTGATCAAAGTCAGGGGTCCTTCCGAAGGTGTGATGTATGTGGCAGGAGCTTGCGATCTCCTTCAGATGTTGCTCTGCACCAGGAAATGAATACCCAGCAGAAACCCAACAGATGCCAAGAGTGCCAAAAAAAGTTATCTGATTGCTTTCAGGGGAGACAGCCGAGTACCTTGTCTGGAGAGAAACCGTATGAATGTAGAGAGTGTGGGAAGGTCTTCAGGTTGTGCTCACAGCTTACTCAGCATCAGAGgatccacactggagagaagccgTTTAAGTGCACCGACTGTGGGAAGGCCTTTCGCCTGAGCTCAAAACTTATTCAGCATCAAAGGATTCACACTGGGGAGAAGCCCTACAGGTGCGaagaatgtggaaaagcctttgGGCAGAGCTCCAGCCTCATCCACCATCAGAGGGTCCACACGGGAGAGAGGCCCTATGGCTGCCGGGAGTGCGGGAAGGCCTTCAGCCAGCAGTCTCAGCTGGCCAGGCACCAGAGGACCCACACGGGAGAGCGGCCCTACCCGTGCCCAGAGTGCGGCAAGGCCTTCAGCCAGAGCTCAACCCTAGCTCAGCACCAGCGGGTGCACGCTGGGGAGAAGGTTGAACTCCCGAGAACCCCTGAGAGTCCCAGCCTGGGTGCACGTCAGAGGATGCATGCTCCCGAGAAGCCATTTAAGTGTGACGAATGTGGAAAGGCTTTCCGGTGGGTCTCCCGCCTGAGTCAGCATCAACTGacacacactggagagaaaccttacaaatgcAACAAGTGTTCGAAAGCCTTTGGTTGCAGCTCACGACTTATTCGCCACCAGAGAACTCACACTGGAGAAAAACCGTTTAAGTGTGATGAGTGTGGGAAAGGCTTTGTCCAGGGCTCACACCTCATTCAGCATCAGAGGATTCACACCGGGGAGAAGCCTTACGAGTGCAGTGACTGCGGGAAGGCCTTCAGCCAGAGCTCGAGCCTCATTTACCATCAGAGGATCCACAAGGGGGAGAAGCCCTACGAGTGCCTcgaatgtggaaaagccttcagcATGAGCACACAGCTCACGATACACCAGAGGGTGCACACGGGTGAGAGGCCGTACAAATGCAGCgagtgtgggaaggccttcagccAGAATTCTACCCTTTTTCAGCACCAGATTATTCATGCTGGGGTGAAGCCCTACGGGTGCAGCgagtgtgggaaggccttcagccGAAGTTCATACCTGATCGAGCACCAGAGGATCCACACTCGTGCCCAGTGGTACCGTGAGTACGGGGGCACCCTGGAGGCTTCCACCCACGCGAGTCGGAGGAGAGTTAATACTGTAAAGAAACTTCACAAATGTaatgaatgtgagaaaatattcagATGGCGGTCACATCTCATTATCCAccagagaattcacactggagagaaaccttacaaatgtaatgaatgtggCAAAGCTTTTAATAGGAGCTCAAGGCTTACTCAGCATCAGAAAATTCACATGGGCTAGACCACTTACCTTTACAAATGTGTATAAATGTGAATAAACCTACAGCCTTAACTTATTTGACATGGGATCTTTTACACTGAAGATGTAGAACACTGGGGAATATTCAGAATTGCTCTCTTAGGGAGTGTTGAGATTCACACGTGGTGTATGTTTTTGCTGGCACCTTTGACCTTATCCCCTTCAATAAAGCTCGTGTCTCTCACATCAGGGTGACACGTGTAGCATTTGAGTTCTCAAAGGGATGACCCTGGGCCTTACAGAAGAGGCATGAGAagagccccagcagccccaccagAGGAGTGGTATGAAAGATGTTTCCCGGGACGTCTTCCTTAGGCCACAGGTACTCAAGACTAGCTTCTGCAGCAGGGATGTGTTTGTGCAGGGCTGCTGGAGGGGTACCCGGGCTCCCCTTTTGCTCTCTCCACCGGATACGCCTCGCAGAGCAGCCCTTCTCTTCAGGGAGGCGCTGGGTCCATGCAGGCATGCCAGGAGCAGCACCCAGGGCTGGGGACAGTGTCCCTGGCCTGCTGTAAGTCCAGAACCCAGTGTCCTCCCCGAGCGTTGTCTTACAATGGTTACAAGAATGAAAGAGCAGCCCTGAGGACGCCACCAGAGGCATATCCTCAAAACACCAGCCACATGGACCACCAGAACTGGAAGCTCTGCAAGCAGACGCGTGAGCCGGTGCCTTTGCCCAGGCCGATGGCTGGTGGAG from Odocoileus virginianus isolate 20LAN1187 ecotype Illinois unplaced genomic scaffold, Ovbor_1.2 Unplaced_Contig_23, whole genome shotgun sequence encodes the following:
- the ZNF7 gene encoding zinc finger protein 7 isoform X3, producing the protein MVKTLPQDFPQSPGFGDTSDPEVCSQRQPSSLFHKNFLNMGTTAPRKAFAEDEFQGHGERGSSGRLGCQPDQSQGSFRRCDVCGRSLRSPSDVALHQEMNTQQKPNRCQECQKKLSDCFQGRQPSTLSGEKPYECRECGKVFRLCSQLTQHQRIHTGEKPFKCTDCGKAFRLSSKLIQHQRIHTGEKPYRCEECGKAFGQSSSLIHHQRVHTGERPYGCRECGKAFSQQSQLARHQRTHTGERPYPCPECGKAFSQSSTLAQHQRVHAGEKVELPRTPESPSLGARQRMHAPEKPFKCDECGKAFRWVSRLSQHQLTHTGEKPYKCNKCSKAFGCSSRLIRHQRTHTGEKPFKCDECGKGFVQGSHLIQHQRIHTGEKPYECSDCGKAFSQSSSLIYHQRIHKGEKPYECLECGKAFSMSTQLTIHQRVHTGERPYKCSECGKAFSQNSTLFQHQIIHAGVKPYGCSECGKAFSRSSYLIEHQRIHTRAQWYREYGGTLEASTHASRRRVNTVKKLHKCNECEKIFRWRSHLIIHQRIHTGEKPYKCNECGKAFNRSSRLTQHQKIHMG
- the ZNF7 gene encoding zinc finger protein 7 isoform X2; translation: MEAVTFGDVAVHFSREEWQCLDPGQRALYKEVMLENHSSVAGLGFLVFKPELISRLEQGQEPWVLDLQGAEGREAARTTLTDSTVGTDGEQACEDLDSLKSESRGVMVKTLPQDFPQSPGFGDTSDPEVCSQRQPSSLFHKNFLNMGTTAPRKAFAEDEFQGHGERGSSGRLGCQPDQSQGSFRRCDVCGRSLRSPSDVALHQEMNTQQKPNRCQECQKKLSDCFQGRQPSTLSGEKPYECRECGKVFRLCSQLTQHQRIHTGEKPFKCTDCGKAFRLSSKLIQHQRIHTGEKPYRCEECGKAFGQSSSLIHHQRVHTGERPYGCRECGKAFSQQSQLARHQRTHTGERPYPCPECGKAFSQSSTLAQHQRVHAGEKVELPRTPESPSLGARQRMHAPEKPFKCDECGKAFRWVSRLSQHQLTHTGEKPYKCNKCSKAFGCSSRLIRHQRTHTGEKPFKCDECGKGFVQGSHLIQHQRIHTGEKPYECSDCGKAFSQSSSLIYHQRIHKGEKPYECLECGKAFSMSTQLTIHQRVHTGERPYKCSECGKAFSQNSTLFQHQIIHAGVKPYGCSECGKAFSRSSYLIEHQRIHTRAQWYREYGGTLEASTHASRRRVNTVKKLHKCNECEKIFRWRSHLIIHQRIHTGEKPYKCNECGKAFNRSSRLTQHQKIHMG
- the ZNF7 gene encoding zinc finger protein 7 isoform X1; translation: MEAVTFGDVAVHFSREEWQCLDPGQRALYKEVMLENHSSVAGLAGFLVFKPELISRLEQGQEPWVLDLQGAEGREAARTTLTDSTVGTDGEQACEDLDSLKSESRGVMVKTLPQDFPQSPGFGDTSDPEVCSQRQPSSLFHKNFLNMGTTAPRKAFAEDEFQGHGERGSSGRLGCQPDQSQGSFRRCDVCGRSLRSPSDVALHQEMNTQQKPNRCQECQKKLSDCFQGRQPSTLSGEKPYECRECGKVFRLCSQLTQHQRIHTGEKPFKCTDCGKAFRLSSKLIQHQRIHTGEKPYRCEECGKAFGQSSSLIHHQRVHTGERPYGCRECGKAFSQQSQLARHQRTHTGERPYPCPECGKAFSQSSTLAQHQRVHAGEKVELPRTPESPSLGARQRMHAPEKPFKCDECGKAFRWVSRLSQHQLTHTGEKPYKCNKCSKAFGCSSRLIRHQRTHTGEKPFKCDECGKGFVQGSHLIQHQRIHTGEKPYECSDCGKAFSQSSSLIYHQRIHKGEKPYECLECGKAFSMSTQLTIHQRVHTGERPYKCSECGKAFSQNSTLFQHQIIHAGVKPYGCSECGKAFSRSSYLIEHQRIHTRAQWYREYGGTLEASTHASRRRVNTVKKLHKCNECEKIFRWRSHLIIHQRIHTGEKPYKCNECGKAFNRSSRLTQHQKIHMG